The following coding sequences lie in one Rhizobium sp. ZPR4 genomic window:
- a CDS encoding ABC transporter permease, with product MTFLDLVRKSAWRKPLRTILLMVSVATAFLIYGLTASFIDGSQGSSAASEDILGVMSAAGRAQPLPISYLNRIGTETGVTAVGYMSRLRGFATVEKNIIPVSAAEPARLFSSNGKELGLTSDLMSALSKDRSTVLVGRALADAQGWVVGQKIVVTSFDTTKQDGSRDWSFEIAGIFNGENASTDTYFVVAQYDYVNALRARNKDTVDAFIVRPQSGVQTGELASRIDQLFANSAAPTQTRSEKQFLETFLRQYADIGLIVNMVVGAAFITLLMIVGNTMVFAVRERTFEIGMLKTLGFSGSWIMALILGETFFIFVVGGIIGLMFALLATVIAGPAIGLVFSNAILAKALAMVTLLALVTGALPALNALRIPIISAFRTR from the coding sequence ATGACGTTCCTCGATCTCGTGCGAAAGAGCGCGTGGCGAAAGCCGCTGCGCACAATATTGCTGATGGTCAGTGTCGCCACGGCCTTTCTCATCTACGGCCTGACGGCGAGCTTCATCGACGGTAGCCAGGGCTCGTCAGCAGCCAGCGAGGACATTCTTGGGGTCATGAGTGCGGCCGGCCGCGCCCAGCCGCTACCAATTTCCTACCTGAACCGGATCGGTACCGAAACGGGCGTGACCGCCGTCGGCTATATGTCGCGCCTTCGCGGCTTTGCGACGGTCGAAAAGAACATCATTCCCGTGAGTGCCGCCGAACCTGCACGGCTCTTCAGCTCGAACGGCAAGGAGCTCGGGCTGACGTCGGATTTGATGAGCGCACTCAGCAAGGACCGCAGTACCGTCCTCGTCGGCCGGGCGCTTGCCGACGCGCAAGGCTGGGTCGTCGGCCAGAAGATCGTCGTCACCAGCTTCGATACGACAAAGCAGGATGGCAGCCGCGACTGGTCTTTTGAAATCGCCGGCATCTTCAACGGCGAAAACGCCTCCACCGACACCTATTTCGTCGTCGCTCAATACGACTATGTCAATGCGCTCAGAGCCCGCAACAAGGACACGGTCGATGCCTTCATCGTTAGACCTCAGTCAGGTGTTCAGACAGGAGAACTTGCCTCAAGGATAGATCAGCTGTTTGCCAATTCGGCGGCGCCGACACAGACCAGGTCGGAAAAACAGTTCCTCGAGACCTTCCTGCGGCAATACGCCGATATCGGATTGATCGTCAACATGGTGGTCGGGGCGGCATTTATCACGCTGCTCATGATCGTCGGCAATACCATGGTCTTTGCAGTTCGAGAGCGCACCTTCGAGATCGGCATGCTGAAAACCTTGGGCTTTTCCGGCTCCTGGATCATGGCGCTGATCCTTGGCGAAACATTCTTCATATTCGTGGTCGGCGGCATCATCGGCCTCATGTTTGCACTGCTTGCAACGGTCATCGCGGGACCTGCGATCGGCCTCGTCTTTTCCAATGCGATTCTTGCAAAAGCCCTGGCGATGGTCACCCTGTTGGCGCTTGTGACCGGTGCCCTTCCGGCGCTCAACGCGCTCAGGATCCCGATAATCTCCGCATTCAGAACGAGGTAG
- a CDS encoding ABC transporter ATP-binding protein has translation MTASTSKEPYIVLNSVKKGYKIGTETVPIFSNLDLQIARGEFVAIMGPSGSGKSTLLNMLSGIDKPDQGRLRIGVSNLDQMGETARSSWRAHNMGIVFQFYNLLPMLNAAENIELPLLLKPLSSRERQARVDKVLDLVGLSGRQKQYPKLMSGGQQQRVGIARAIVADPALLLCDEPTGDLDRRSADEVLEMLRFLNRELGKTIIMVTHDPQAASYASRTLHLDKGEFVEERRADA, from the coding sequence ATGACCGCCTCTACAAGCAAAGAGCCATACATCGTGCTCAACAGCGTCAAGAAGGGATACAAGATAGGGACCGAGACCGTACCGATCTTTTCCAATCTCGACCTGCAGATCGCCCGCGGCGAGTTTGTCGCGATCATGGGGCCTTCCGGATCCGGAAAATCGACGCTGCTCAACATGCTATCGGGTATAGACAAGCCGGATCAGGGTCGCCTGCGCATTGGGGTCAGCAACCTTGACCAGATGGGAGAGACGGCTCGCTCCTCCTGGCGTGCCCACAACATGGGCATCGTCTTCCAGTTCTATAACCTCCTGCCGATGCTGAACGCGGCCGAAAACATCGAGCTGCCACTTCTACTGAAGCCGCTTTCGTCGAGGGAGCGCCAGGCCCGCGTTGACAAGGTTCTGGATCTCGTAGGTCTTTCGGGTCGCCAGAAGCAGTATCCAAAGCTGATGTCGGGCGGCCAGCAGCAGCGCGTCGGCATCGCTCGGGCGATCGTCGCGGATCCGGCATTGCTGCTGTGTGACGAGCCCACGGGCGACCTCGACCGCCGGTCGGCGGACGAGGTGCTGGAAATGCTGCGTTTTCTGAACCGCGAGCTCGGCAAGACCATCATCATGGTGACCCACGACCCGCAGGCTGCAAGCTATGCCAGCCGAACGCTTCATCTCGACAAAGGTGAATTCGTCGAAGAGCGGAGGGCGGACGCATGA
- a CDS encoding efflux RND transporter periplasmic adaptor subunit, giving the protein MNTNTEQNRKLAETLRSLSLEPSFQTVEPPVKKSWRLVLSSAMLALGVSAIAVAFFWPDIAPRIKAALQSSPEITPPPGMAQIDDKPSVSSIQAASGIGSPIPSANSPKPASAPEITGSGFVVAPRIVTVFSKYEGEIASVGVSIGDRVEAGQVIVKIDDVSADFSREQAKADSDATKLVLDGKILALKQADSSLQRNATLSAKSAVSIQSVEEAQTARDTALNAVDQARQSYTRAQLGVKIAQEHVDALTVRAPISGTVTRLDARVGSRVLARVDSIKENESLLTITDTRSLVIEADVAETNIGELRPGLRGEAVLDGFPDKPFAIEILQLWPVASAEKGTITLRLALVNPPDGTMPNMAARIRISTVPAQQPGDTPR; this is encoded by the coding sequence ATGAACACGAACACCGAACAAAATCGCAAACTCGCCGAAACGCTCAGGTCATTGTCTCTTGAGCCTTCGTTCCAAACGGTGGAGCCGCCGGTCAAGAAGAGCTGGCGGCTTGTCCTCTCAAGTGCCATGCTCGCCCTTGGCGTCAGCGCGATCGCGGTCGCTTTCTTCTGGCCGGATATTGCACCTCGTATCAAAGCGGCACTGCAATCGTCGCCGGAAATCACGCCGCCGCCGGGCATGGCGCAAATCGACGACAAACCAAGTGTTTCATCCATCCAAGCGGCTTCCGGTATTGGTTCGCCCATCCCTTCCGCCAATTCGCCCAAACCGGCATCAGCGCCCGAGATAACCGGGTCCGGTTTCGTCGTCGCACCGCGCATCGTGACGGTCTTTTCCAAATATGAGGGAGAGATCGCATCGGTTGGCGTCAGTATCGGCGATCGCGTCGAAGCCGGGCAGGTCATCGTTAAAATCGATGACGTCAGCGCTGATTTCTCACGGGAGCAAGCCAAGGCTGACAGCGATGCCACCAAGCTTGTCCTTGACGGAAAGATCCTGGCGCTCAAGCAGGCCGACAGCTCGCTGCAACGCAATGCGACGCTCTCTGCAAAGAGCGCTGTCTCGATCCAGTCCGTCGAGGAGGCGCAAACAGCCAGAGATACGGCGCTGAATGCGGTCGATCAGGCACGTCAAAGTTATACCAGGGCCCAACTCGGCGTGAAGATCGCGCAAGAGCATGTTGATGCGTTGACCGTCAGAGCCCCGATCTCGGGCACGGTGACGCGGCTCGACGCCCGTGTCGGCAGCCGGGTACTGGCCCGTGTGGACAGTATCAAGGAAAACGAAAGCCTGCTGACGATTACCGATACCAGGAGCCTGGTGATCGAAGCCGACGTGGCCGAGACCAATATCGGCGAGCTTCGACCTGGCCTTCGCGGCGAGGCTGTCCTCGACGGCTTCCCGGACAAGCCTTTCGCGATCGAGATCCTGCAGCTATGGCCGGTCGCCTCGGCGGAGAAAGGCACGATCACGCTGCGCCTTGCGCTCGTCAATCCACCCGACGGTACCATGCCGAACATGGCCGCCCGCATTCGTATTTCGACCGTTCCAGCACAACAGCCAGGAGACACTCCTCGATGA
- a CDS encoding ABC transporter permease, protein MSGSKSAGTTSGGTPKKPIKLSQEAVVVGISILLFLIFSISLNNFLSEGNIVALLKNVSILGTLAVGMGFVVVGRGIDLTMVAVMVVGVAFSIWISSWGIDFTLAVLIGAVLVALIGLFTGIMIAFADIPPIFATLAIASSVYGSGRIVFASDVLYAPNNIAWLKWIGSGAVFGIPASVVIFGAVTAIMGLFLRKTRFGRLVYATGDNPSAARNMGLPTRPIIVTQYVISALIAFTAGLIMTGLVTGINTRLYNSSLIYDVLLVVVLGGIGLSGGQGGVRNVIVGTILVGILTNGMTILNFSYTSQNLIKSIILLSALAIDAIINPRDEQTSQSGDI, encoded by the coding sequence GTGAGCGGCAGCAAGAGCGCCGGCACGACGAGCGGCGGTACGCCTAAGAAGCCTATCAAGCTGAGCCAGGAAGCCGTTGTTGTCGGCATTTCGATCTTATTGTTTTTGATTTTCTCCATCAGCCTCAACAACTTTCTGTCAGAAGGCAACATCGTCGCCCTCCTGAAGAATGTATCCATCCTCGGCACGCTGGCGGTGGGCATGGGGTTTGTCGTGGTCGGGCGCGGCATCGACCTGACCATGGTCGCCGTCATGGTCGTCGGCGTCGCATTCAGCATCTGGATTTCGTCCTGGGGCATCGATTTCACGCTGGCGGTCCTGATAGGCGCGGTGCTTGTCGCCTTGATCGGCCTCTTTACCGGCATCATGATAGCCTTTGCCGACATCCCTCCGATCTTCGCGACGCTCGCCATCGCTTCCTCCGTCTATGGTTCGGGCCGGATCGTCTTTGCCTCCGACGTGCTTTATGCACCCAACAATATCGCCTGGCTGAAATGGATCGGATCCGGAGCGGTATTTGGGATTCCGGCTTCTGTCGTCATCTTCGGCGCGGTGACGGCGATCATGGGCCTGTTTCTCAGGAAAACACGCTTCGGGCGGCTGGTCTACGCGACCGGCGACAATCCGAGCGCGGCGCGCAACATGGGTCTGCCGACACGACCGATCATCGTTACGCAATATGTCATCAGTGCGCTGATTGCCTTTACCGCTGGCCTGATCATGACGGGCCTTGTGACCGGCATCAACACCCGCCTCTACAATTCCAGCCTGATCTACGATGTGCTTCTGGTGGTTGTGCTTGGCGGCATCGGCCTGTCCGGCGGGCAAGGCGGGGTGCGCAACGTCATTGTCGGCACGATCTTGGTCGGCATTCTCACCAATGGCATGACGATCCTGAACTTCAGCTACACCAGCCAGAACCTCATAAAGAGCATCATTCTGCTAAGTGCGCTTGCCATCGATGCGATCATCAATCCACGGGATGAGCAGACCTCGCAAAGCGGGGATATCTAA
- a CDS encoding sugar ABC transporter substrate-binding protein → MTVLKKILMVVGLSAAALFTASTITSAQETDQVGRQAYIDSMKGKKVIFVPISQGFDLNQAWVAVWQRHAARYGFKLEVRDPNGDTNAGIRAMQGAIAEKPDLLIVQNPDVQTYARLLKQAQQAGIKVLQVNMQSATQTDSYVGNDWIEMGKLEMTELAKACTGPKAPSHKVVWLAGVQTGAANIFMRTGIDEILKQYPELQLVSDQPADYSSEKARQITETVLQQHPDLCGIMGIWDNAEVGAGAAVAAAGKQDQVTIVTNGAGSDTGCQSIKNGLLDVIYNFNAPIQGEIAAQQISELLQHPDRQAGSEKTIFFGPITRVDKTNASGRNCWKLDELK, encoded by the coding sequence ATGACGGTTCTCAAGAAAATACTGATGGTCGTCGGCCTCAGCGCCGCCGCACTCTTCACGGCCTCTACCATCACGTCGGCGCAGGAGACCGACCAGGTCGGTCGCCAAGCCTATATCGACTCGATGAAAGGCAAGAAGGTCATCTTCGTGCCGATCTCTCAAGGGTTCGATCTCAACCAGGCCTGGGTCGCCGTCTGGCAGCGGCACGCCGCCCGCTACGGCTTCAAGCTTGAAGTGCGTGACCCCAATGGCGACACCAATGCCGGTATTCGCGCCATGCAGGGTGCGATCGCCGAAAAGCCGGACCTGCTCATCGTTCAAAATCCCGATGTGCAGACCTATGCCCGCCTGCTCAAGCAAGCGCAACAAGCCGGCATCAAGGTGCTGCAGGTCAACATGCAATCAGCGACCCAGACCGACAGCTATGTCGGCAATGACTGGATCGAAATGGGCAAGCTGGAGATGACGGAGCTCGCCAAGGCCTGCACCGGTCCCAAGGCGCCGTCGCACAAGGTCGTCTGGCTCGCAGGCGTGCAGACCGGAGCCGCCAACATCTTCATGCGCACCGGTATAGACGAAATCCTGAAGCAATATCCCGAACTGCAACTCGTCTCCGACCAGCCTGCCGATTATTCCAGCGAAAAGGCCCGCCAGATCACTGAGACCGTTTTGCAGCAGCATCCTGATCTTTGTGGGATCATGGGCATCTGGGACAACGCCGAGGTCGGCGCGGGTGCTGCGGTCGCCGCAGCCGGCAAGCAGGACCAGGTCACGATCGTCACCAACGGTGCCGGCAGCGATACCGGCTGCCAAAGCATCAAGAACGGCCTTCTGGACGTGATCTACAATTTCAACGCGCCGATCCAGGGCGAAATCGCTGCCCAGCAGATTTCCGAACTTTTGCAGCATCCTGATCGCCAGGCCGGCAGTGAAAAGACGATCTTCTTCGGGCCGATAACCCGCGTCGACAAAACCAACGCAAGCGGCCGAAACTGCTGGAAGCTCGACGAGCTCAAGTAA
- a CDS encoding SMP-30/gluconolactonase/LRE family protein, protein MSMAESLIRLRYRVLPDHVVGEILAKKWIDSVIPFFALILLCAIFGSIVPGFFDVATLTNLSGQTAELGLIVLGLTIVMISGGIDLSIGSTFALTVLAALYGMNVAQWSFGVGLAATLAVGATCGAINAFMVGILRMRAFLTTLVTLIIFRSTFEIIFPQVSTALVTSSPDSPLYDYLGLGHIGGIPVSFAFFVIVAIILHIVLSRGRYGWRLFAVGGARRSAYNAGINVRLTVFSAYVVCSVFVALAAFLFCARIGSAASDIGSGLELQALTATVLGGISLGGGRGSVAKALMGVVFVLVLSNSLLTLAVPGPVNDLTLGFVLLASVFLDVRWVKNRHKILRSVYISPTFAKMPEAVSTAPGMPMAVNDRLKDVGVIGLGILDGAEDVIFDREDRLYTGSRQGEILRFYPPDYTRREVFAHIGGAPLGMAFDRQGNLVVCVAGMGLYQVSPAGEAKLLTAETNRSLTSVVDDSTMKLADDCDILPDGRIVFSEATVRFEMHDWYADALESRGNGRIIVHDPASGVTRTLISNLVFPNGVCTSFDGQSVLFAESWACRINRYYFTGPKAGKLERVIEGLPGYPDNINRASDGTYWLALMGMRTPALDLSLEMPGFRRRMARRVSEDAWLMPNLNTGCVLRFNEKGEILESFWDQTGEKHPMITSMREHKGMLYLCGIFNNRMGTLPLPGADKTWFSTDSYWGKPA, encoded by the coding sequence ATGAGCATGGCTGAAAGCCTGATACGATTGCGCTATCGCGTCCTCCCCGACCATGTGGTCGGGGAAATCCTCGCGAAGAAATGGATCGACAGCGTCATTCCCTTTTTCGCGCTGATCCTGCTGTGTGCAATTTTTGGGTCGATCGTCCCGGGATTCTTCGACGTTGCGACATTGACCAATCTCAGCGGCCAAACCGCTGAACTGGGTCTAATCGTGCTCGGGCTGACGATCGTTATGATATCGGGCGGCATCGATCTTTCAATCGGATCGACCTTCGCCCTCACCGTCCTGGCCGCGCTCTATGGCATGAATGTCGCCCAATGGAGCTTCGGTGTCGGGCTTGCCGCCACCTTGGCCGTCGGCGCGACCTGCGGGGCGATCAATGCCTTCATGGTGGGCATTCTGCGGATGCGCGCCTTCCTGACTACGCTCGTCACGCTGATCATCTTTCGCTCGACCTTTGAGATCATCTTTCCGCAGGTGTCGACGGCGTTGGTGACCAGCTCTCCGGATTCGCCACTCTACGACTATCTGGGCCTTGGTCACATCGGCGGCATACCCGTGTCCTTCGCCTTCTTTGTCATCGTCGCGATCATCCTGCACATCGTGCTGTCGCGCGGCCGCTACGGCTGGCGGCTATTCGCCGTCGGCGGCGCTCGTCGATCGGCCTACAATGCCGGCATCAACGTGCGCTTGACCGTGTTCAGCGCCTACGTGGTCTGCTCCGTGTTCGTCGCGCTCGCCGCCTTCCTGTTCTGCGCCCGCATCGGCAGTGCAGCCTCCGACATTGGCTCCGGCCTCGAACTCCAGGCGCTGACCGCCACCGTCCTCGGCGGCATTTCCCTCGGTGGCGGACGCGGCTCGGTGGCGAAGGCCCTGATGGGTGTCGTTTTCGTCCTCGTCCTCTCCAACAGCCTGCTGACGCTTGCCGTACCCGGCCCGGTCAACGACCTGACCCTGGGCTTCGTGCTGCTTGCCTCGGTCTTCCTCGATGTCCGATGGGTCAAAAATCGCCATAAGATCTTGCGTAGCGTCTATATCTCGCCCACCTTTGCCAAGATGCCGGAGGCGGTTTCCACCGCCCCGGGCATGCCGATGGCGGTCAATGATCGCCTGAAGGATGTCGGCGTGATCGGACTTGGCATCCTTGACGGCGCCGAGGACGTGATCTTCGACCGGGAAGACCGGCTCTATACCGGAAGCCGCCAAGGCGAGATCCTGCGCTTTTATCCGCCCGACTATACCCGCCGTGAGGTCTTTGCCCATATCGGCGGGGCACCGCTCGGCATGGCCTTCGACCGGCAGGGCAATCTCGTCGTCTGCGTCGCCGGCATGGGCCTTTATCAGGTGTCTCCGGCCGGCGAAGCGAAGCTTCTCACGGCCGAGACAAATCGCAGCCTGACATCGGTCGTCGACGACAGCACGATGAAACTCGCCGACGACTGCGACATCCTTCCCGATGGGCGGATCGTATTTTCCGAAGCGACCGTGCGCTTTGAAATGCACGACTGGTACGCCGATGCGCTTGAAAGCCGCGGCAACGGCCGCATCATCGTTCACGATCCGGCAAGCGGCGTTACCCGGACATTGATTTCCAACCTCGTATTCCCGAACGGCGTCTGCACATCCTTCGACGGACAATCGGTCCTCTTCGCCGAAAGCTGGGCGTGCCGCATCAACCGCTATTATTTCACCGGACCCAAGGCCGGCAAGCTCGAACGGGTGATTGAGGGCCTGCCAGGCTATCCGGACAACATAAACCGCGCGTCCGACGGCACTTATTGGCTGGCATTGATGGGCATGCGGACACCCGCGCTCGATCTGTCGCTGGAAATGCCCGGCTTTCGCCGGCGGATGGCACGGCGCGTGTCCGAAGACGCCTGGCTGATGCCCAATCTCAACACCGGCTGCGTGCTGCGTTTTAATGAAAAAGGCGAAATCCTCGAAAGCTTCTGGGATCAGACGGGCGAAAAGCATCCGATGATTACGTCGATGCGCGAGCACAAGGGCATGCTTTATCTCTGCGGCATCTTCAATAACCGCATGGGTACGCTCCCGCTGCCGGGAGCTGACAAGACCTGGTTCAGTACCGATTCCTACTGGGGCAAACCGGCATGA
- a CDS encoding SMP-30/gluconolactonase/LRE family protein, producing MRPFGEFLDRFLGRGAWAVTVPTFDGPLLPNQKLEEAETLALLEAADNLISTPKGILVSSGKRLLRIQPNGGMEEVASFPQDITALATARGMTAVALDGEGVAIRGGAHDGAAFKSTANVNLNCVTALTFLNNDTLLVANGSTTSGVSGWRRDLMQKGCSGSLLKIDLGARKVDLVKSDLAWPAGVATTGSNRIFVSEAWRHRVISIDLASGQVENALEHLPAYPARIAPAVDAGYWLTFYSTRNQLVEFILREDRYRERMLAEVPEAFWMAPSLSSWSSYQEPMQGSQLKQMGVLKPYAVTRSYGLVVNCDSQMRPLASFHSRADGKAHGTVAACEHGDDLIVASRGGSKVLRLFGAANGQRG from the coding sequence ATGAGACCATTCGGAGAATTCCTCGACCGCTTCCTGGGCCGCGGCGCCTGGGCCGTCACCGTCCCGACTTTCGACGGACCACTTTTACCGAACCAGAAGCTGGAAGAGGCAGAGACGCTTGCGCTGCTCGAAGCAGCGGACAACCTGATATCGACACCCAAGGGCATTCTCGTTTCGAGCGGCAAGCGCCTCCTGCGCATCCAGCCCAATGGCGGTATGGAGGAGGTTGCCAGCTTTCCTCAGGATATCACGGCGCTCGCCACGGCGCGCGGCATGACGGCAGTCGCACTCGATGGCGAAGGCGTCGCTATCCGTGGCGGCGCCCATGACGGCGCGGCTTTCAAGAGCACGGCCAATGTAAACCTTAATTGCGTGACGGCGCTGACCTTCCTGAACAACGATACGTTGCTCGTCGCCAATGGCTCGACGACATCAGGCGTCTCCGGCTGGCGACGCGATCTCATGCAGAAGGGCTGTTCCGGCAGCCTTTTGAAGATCGATCTGGGCGCGCGCAAGGTCGATCTCGTAAAGTCGGATCTTGCCTGGCCGGCAGGCGTGGCGACAACCGGCTCCAACCGCATCTTCGTCAGCGAGGCATGGCGACACCGGGTCATATCGATCGATCTCGCTTCCGGACAGGTTGAAAACGCGCTCGAACACCTGCCCGCCTACCCGGCACGCATCGCCCCTGCCGTCGATGCAGGCTACTGGCTGACGTTTTATTCGACGCGCAACCAGCTGGTGGAATTCATTTTACGCGAGGATCGCTATCGCGAACGCATGCTGGCGGAGGTTCCTGAGGCGTTTTGGATGGCGCCGTCACTGAGTTCCTGGAGCTCTTACCAGGAACCAATGCAGGGCAGCCAGCTCAAGCAGATGGGCGTCCTTAAACCCTATGCCGTGACCCGCTCTTACGGGCTTGTTGTCAATTGCGACTCGCAGATGCGGCCGCTGGCGAGCTTTCATTCGCGCGCCGACGGCAAGGCGCACGGAACTGTGGCGGCCTGCGAACATGGCGACGACCTGATCGTGGCGTCGCGCGGCGGTTCCAAGGTCCTCAGGCTCTTCGGTGCGGCGAACGGGCAGCGAGGTTGA
- a CDS encoding sugar ABC transporter ATP-binding protein, whose translation MGNIIEFTNATKTFGGIAAFRNVDFTLEPGEIHALLGENGAGKSTLTKVMSGVYRLSEGKLSYDGREVDFGSPSEALKAGIAMVFQETNLVPAMTVAQNLYLGEEKLFNRLRGLNIQARQFLVGMGFQVDPTAQVSTLGAAHKQMVEIARAVHHKAKVIIFDEPTATLTPEEKRHFFNLVGRLVKAGVAIVFITHALEEALQVANRITVMRDGEIVATGKAGDFSRNSIVQAMVGRNLSETLHGSARRVPRSYGEKVLSVENLSCAGLVRNSSFSVFAGQVTGMFGLVGAGRTEMAKVISGVMKRNLFHGGEIRLFGKSVRYRVPRPAMLDGIVYVTEDRKLDGFFETMTGGENLQIGELSNGVNPFSIVSLARAKELVADWGARLRLKQINDQARMIELSGGNQQKVVIAKSLIQKPKLIIFDEPTRGVDVGAIVEIHQLISDLADNGMAVVVISSYLPEIMAVSDRILVVKRGRVVEEMMASDASEEKIMFAAVH comes from the coding sequence ATGGGCAACATCATCGAATTCACAAATGCGACCAAGACCTTCGGCGGCATAGCGGCCTTCCGCAATGTCGATTTCACGCTGGAGCCGGGTGAGATCCATGCGCTCCTTGGCGAAAACGGCGCGGGAAAGTCGACGCTGACCAAGGTGATGTCCGGGGTCTATCGCCTCAGCGAGGGTAAGCTCTCTTATGATGGCCGCGAGGTGGATTTCGGTTCGCCATCGGAAGCCCTGAAGGCGGGCATTGCCATGGTGTTCCAGGAAACCAACCTGGTGCCGGCAATGACCGTGGCGCAGAACCTCTATCTGGGCGAGGAAAAGCTATTCAACCGTCTGCGCGGCCTCAACATCCAGGCCCGGCAGTTCCTCGTCGGCATGGGGTTCCAGGTCGATCCGACCGCGCAGGTGAGCACGCTCGGCGCAGCCCATAAGCAGATGGTCGAAATCGCCCGCGCCGTGCATCACAAGGCGAAGGTCATCATTTTCGACGAGCCGACAGCGACGCTGACACCAGAGGAAAAGCGCCACTTCTTCAATCTTGTGGGCCGGCTGGTCAAAGCCGGGGTGGCGATAGTCTTCATCACCCATGCGCTCGAGGAAGCATTGCAGGTCGCCAACCGCATCACGGTGATGCGCGACGGTGAAATCGTTGCCACCGGCAAGGCTGGAGATTTCAGCCGGAATTCCATCGTCCAGGCAATGGTGGGCCGCAACCTCTCCGAAACTCTGCACGGATCGGCAAGGCGCGTTCCACGCAGCTATGGCGAAAAGGTCCTGTCGGTGGAGAATTTGTCCTGCGCCGGCCTGGTGCGGAACTCGTCCTTCTCCGTCTTCGCAGGCCAGGTCACCGGCATGTTCGGGCTTGTCGGCGCCGGCCGAACGGAGATGGCCAAAGTGATCTCCGGCGTGATGAAGCGGAACCTGTTTCATGGCGGCGAAATCCGGCTCTTCGGCAAGTCAGTGCGCTACCGCGTCCCGCGGCCGGCCATGCTCGACGGCATCGTCTATGTTACCGAGGACCGCAAGCTCGATGGCTTCTTCGAGACGATGACCGGCGGCGAGAACCTGCAGATCGGTGAATTGTCCAATGGCGTCAACCCGTTCTCGATCGTCTCGCTGGCGCGAGCCAAGGAATTGGTCGCCGATTGGGGCGCTCGGCTTCGGCTCAAGCAAATCAACGATCAGGCGCGGATGATCGAGCTATCAGGCGGAAATCAGCAGAAGGTGGTGATCGCCAAATCGCTGATCCAGAAACCGAAACTGATCATTTTCGACGAGCCGACGCGCGGCGTCGATGTCGGCGCCATTGTCGAGATTCATCAGCTGATCAGCGATCTCGCCGACAATGGCATGGCCGTCGTCGTCATCTCCTCCTACCTGCCGGAAATCATGGCCGTTTCCGATCGAATTCTCGTGGTCAAGCGCGGCCGTGTTGTCGAAGAAATGATGGCATCGGATGCCTCCGAAGAGAAAATCATGTTTGCAGCCGTTCATTGA
- a CDS encoding LysR family transcriptional regulator has product MPNINLKLLQTFLLAAESGSFRKAAEESNRSPSAVSMQIKDLEEQIGLSLFTRTPQRVNLTNEGQALFEEIGRAMADVQASLDKLTELAARRKGKIQIACAPTLATSRLGDILSTFKLRYPRSVVEVQETPPQAALAMLQQQEVEFYIGPEVPNLNDFHFESIIDDPLVACIPEELYAGEKTIRLDAITQFPLIMLNRKTAVRGLVDRLTREEGIELNVQYEVESAQTALALASSGLGVSIVPGIALGRNVDRRIRVVPLDNPNARRAVGIITTRGYVQQRYAEQLIALIRTNLRGEG; this is encoded by the coding sequence ATGCCGAATATCAATTTGAAATTGCTGCAAACCTTTCTTCTTGCAGCGGAATCCGGAAGCTTTCGGAAGGCTGCGGAAGAAAGCAACCGATCGCCTTCTGCAGTCAGCATGCAGATCAAGGATCTCGAGGAGCAGATAGGCCTCAGCCTGTTCACACGCACGCCGCAGAGGGTCAATCTCACCAACGAGGGCCAGGCGCTATTCGAGGAGATTGGGCGGGCCATGGCCGATGTGCAGGCAAGCCTAGACAAGCTGACGGAACTGGCCGCCCGTCGCAAAGGAAAAATCCAGATCGCTTGCGCCCCGACCCTTGCCACCAGCCGCCTCGGTGACATCTTGTCGACCTTCAAGCTGCGTTATCCACGCAGCGTGGTCGAGGTGCAGGAAACCCCGCCGCAGGCAGCGCTTGCCATGCTGCAGCAGCAAGAAGTCGAATTCTACATCGGCCCGGAGGTACCCAACCTCAACGACTTCCATTTCGAATCGATCATTGACGATCCGCTCGTCGCCTGCATCCCTGAAGAACTCTATGCGGGTGAAAAGACGATCCGGCTGGACGCAATCACCCAGTTCCCGCTGATCATGCTCAATCGCAAGACCGCCGTTCGCGGCCTCGTCGATCGCCTGACGCGCGAGGAAGGCATCGAGCTCAATGTCCAGTATGAAGTCGAGAGCGCGCAGACCGCCTTGGCGCTTGCCTCGTCAGGGCTCGGCGTATCGATCGTGCCAGGCATCGCACTCGGGCGGAATGTCGACCGCCGCATCCGCGTCGTGCCGCTCGACAATCCCAACGCCCGACGAGCTGTCGGCATCATCACCACTCGTGGCTATGTGCAGCAGCGCTATGCCGAACAGCTTATCGCCCTCATTCGGACCAATCTGCGCGGCGAGGGCTGA